A genomic stretch from Gammaproteobacteria bacterium includes:
- the msrP gene encoding protein-methionine-sulfoxide reductase catalytic subunit MsrP: protein MLIRKPSDLRECHVTPKDVYMNRRKFVGASAGLIGATALPGSARATMKLENVKTTGEYHQLHSDAITPEELVTTYNNYYEFGTGKEDPSRNAPLWTPDPNWTIAIGGEVMKPKTLSLDDVMRIAPLEERIYRMRCVEAWSVVVPWIGFSLSHLLKQVEPTSKAKYVAFETYYDRKEMLSPRQAGIPFPYVEGLRMDEAMHPLTLLTFGMYGESLPNQDGAPVRLVVPWKYGFKSIKSIVKVTFTEKEPPATWNLYAPREYGFYSNVNPNRDHPRWSQKQEQRLGGGLLGFGTRIDTEIFNGYGEQVADLYRGMDLINKYY, encoded by the coding sequence ATGTTGATTCGTAAGCCTTCAGATCTTCGTGAGTGCCACGTCACCCCCAAGGACGTCTACATGAACCGCCGAAAGTTCGTTGGCGCGAGCGCGGGCTTGATCGGCGCGACGGCGCTGCCCGGCTCTGCGCGCGCGACGATGAAGCTCGAGAACGTCAAGACGACGGGCGAATACCACCAGCTCCACTCCGACGCGATCACGCCCGAGGAGCTCGTCACTACCTACAACAACTATTACGAGTTCGGCACGGGCAAGGAAGATCCGTCTCGAAACGCGCCGCTCTGGACGCCGGATCCGAATTGGACCATCGCGATCGGCGGCGAGGTCATGAAGCCGAAGACCCTCTCGCTCGACGACGTCATGAGGATCGCGCCGCTCGAGGAGCGCATTTACCGCATGCGCTGCGTAGAGGCCTGGTCCGTCGTCGTGCCGTGGATCGGCTTCTCGCTGAGCCACCTGCTGAAGCAGGTCGAGCCGACGAGCAAGGCCAAGTACGTCGCCTTCGAGACTTACTATGACCGGAAGGAGATGCTGTCGCCGCGTCAGGCAGGCATTCCGTTCCCGTACGTCGAGGGGCTCCGCATGGACGAGGCCATGCACCCGCTCACCTTGCTGACCTTCGGTATGTACGGCGAGAGCCTGCCGAACCAAGACGGCGCCCCCGTGCGGCTCGTCGTGCCGTGGAAGTATGGGTTCAAGAGCATCAAGTCGATCGTCAAGGTCACCTTCACCGAGAAGGAGCCGCCGGCGACGTGGAACCTTTATGCTCCGAGAGAGTATGGCTTCTATTCCAACGTGAATCCGAATCGCGATCATCCGCGCTGGAGCCAGAAGCAGGAGCAGCGTCTCGGCGGCGGGCTCCTCGGTTTCGGCACGCGCATCGACACCGAGATCTTCAACGGTTACGGCGAGCAGGTTGCGGATCTCTATCGCGGCATGGATCTGATCAACAAGTACTACTGA
- a CDS encoding AraC family transcriptional regulator, with product MSPTEQGSRSFRFSTSVARPADPVSSWNDLFGRPLSRRLVAPTPSSATPPRMEMTAHVLGGDAGGRETGHVMRMAVSAGGIARRTTELLADGNDDVILHIQIAGRRVVSQCGREATVNPGGAVVTTNAEESTIVLPGAARFACIAVPRALMTARVSRVDDLLVRPLPPAGVLRLLTQYLGLLDDEEAFRAPGLRSAVATHIYDLCALAVGAARDAAEIAAGRGLRAARLHALKQDIAENLAHGDVSPAALARRHGITPRYVHKLFESEGTTLSKYKLGLRLARVHEMLTSGAHDELTIAAIAYRAGFGDLSTFNREFRRCFGATPSELRSAARGKDRT from the coding sequence ATGTCGCCGACGGAACAGGGCTCGAGGTCGTTTCGCTTCTCGACGTCGGTCGCTCGGCCGGCCGATCCGGTGTCGTCGTGGAACGACCTGTTCGGCCGCCCGCTGTCGCGCCGCCTGGTCGCACCGACCCCGTCCAGCGCGACGCCGCCGCGGATGGAGATGACGGCGCACGTGCTCGGCGGCGACGCCGGAGGCCGTGAGACCGGCCACGTGATGCGAATGGCGGTGTCGGCGGGCGGCATCGCGCGGCGCACCACGGAGCTGCTCGCGGACGGCAACGACGACGTCATCCTGCACATTCAGATCGCCGGCCGCCGCGTCGTCTCGCAATGCGGCCGAGAGGCTACGGTGAATCCCGGCGGCGCGGTGGTCACGACGAATGCGGAGGAGAGCACGATCGTGTTACCCGGGGCTGCGCGCTTTGCGTGTATCGCCGTGCCGAGGGCCTTGATGACGGCGAGAGTTTCGCGTGTCGACGATCTCCTGGTGCGGCCTTTACCGCCCGCGGGCGTGCTCCGACTGCTCACGCAGTATCTCGGCCTGCTCGACGACGAGGAGGCGTTCCGTGCACCGGGACTGCGCTCCGCCGTCGCCACGCATATCTACGACCTCTGCGCGCTCGCCGTGGGCGCGGCGCGGGACGCCGCCGAGATCGCGGCGGGACGCGGCCTGCGCGCGGCCCGGCTGCACGCGTTGAAGCAGGACATCGCCGAAAACCTCGCGCACGGCGACGTCTCGCCCGCCGCGCTCGCCCGGCGTCACGGCATCACGCCGCGGTACGTGCACAAGCTCTTCGAGAGCGAAGGCACGACGTTGTCGAAGTACAAGCTCGGGCTCCGCCTCGCGCGCGTGCACGAGATGCTGACGAGCGGCGCGCACGACGAGCTGACGATTGCGGCCATCGCGTACCGAGCCGGCTTCGGGGATCTCTCGACGTTCAATCGCGAGTTCCGCCGCTGCTTCGGCGCGACGCCGTCCGAGCTCCGCTCGGCGGCCCGCGGCAAAGACCGGACTTGA